The following proteins are encoded in a genomic region of Struthio camelus isolate bStrCam1 chromosome 3, bStrCam1.hap1, whole genome shotgun sequence:
- the TFB2M gene encoding dimethyladenosine transferase 2, mitochondrial, with the protein MMAARAPPGAAGCCRRLVAAALAAGLRPLLCGLPPCWSVAWRAAARWSGPGPGPGLRVPEAAEAAQQVQQVQQVQRAGVPLRRFIACPELACTVQRCLQGGAAPGTQPLLLECAPGPGVLTRTLLNAGVRVVALESHSAFLPNLQSLENSLDGQLKVIYGDFFRLDPLITGPVKPPAVCSEKLFESMGVVAVPWRADVPVKIFAILPQKKERNTLWRLLFALYECSSIYKYGRVELNFFISEKEYEVLTAKPGEVRAYQALTVLWQVGCEIQLLHMEPWSSFITNLKNGGLAVPKSTWLPNDHLCLVRLTPRQSLFTGGMKPTNSATFIFMVKQCLAKPRSRLIDRLNSWSLYNGRKLLRELEIPENAQTVNLYPEDYRRLFEALQNSSVFTESWFHDEVLESIRNINF; encoded by the exons atGATggcggcccgggcgccgccgggcgctgcgggctgctgccgccgcctcgtcgcggcggcgctggcggcggggctgcggccgctgCTGTGCGGGCTGCCGCCGTGCTGGTCGGTGGCGTGGCGAGCGGCGGCGCGGTGgtcgggcccgggcccgggcccgggcctgcGGGTGCcggaggcggcggaggcggcgcagCAGGTGCAGCAGGTGCAGCAGGTGCAGCGGGCGGGCGTGCCGCTCCGCCGCTTCatcgcctgccccgagctggcgTGCACCGTGCAGCGCTGCCtgcagggcggcgcggcccccgggaCCCAGCCCCTCCTGCTCGAGTGCGCGCCCG gTCCTGGAGTCTTGACCCGGACTTTGCTCAATGCAGGTGTTAGAGTGGTTGCTCTAGAGAGTCACTCAGCTTTTCTTCCAAACTTACAG TCCCTAGAGAATAGCCTGGATGGACAACTAAAAGTAATTTACGGTGACTTCTTCAGACTGGATCCTTTGATCACTGGACCAGTGAAACCACCTGCTGTGTGTTCTGAGAAACTTTTTGAATCTATGGGTGTAGTAGCAGTTCCCTGGAGAGCAG ATGTACCTGTGAAAATTTTTGCAATCTtaccacagaaaaaggaaaggaacacGCTATGGAGGCTACTTTTTGCCCTTTATGAATGCAGTTCCATATACAAATACGGAAGAGTGGAACTCAACTTCTTTATAAGTGAAAAAGAGTACGAG GTATTAACAGCAAAACCTGGAGAAGTGAGGGCCTACCAAGCACTTACTGTGCTTTGGCAAGTGGGATGTGAAATTCAGCTTCTGCACATG GAACCTTGGTCATCATTTATAACTAATTTGAAAAATGGGGGACTAGCGGTACCAAAGAGCACG TGGCTGCCAAATGACCATTTATGTTTGGTACGACTGACTCCCCGGCAAAGTCTATTTACAGGAGGCATGAAGCCCACAAATTCAGCTACCTTTATTTTCATGGTGAAACAGTGTCTTGCTAAACCCAGGTCTAGACTTATTGATAGATTAAA TTCATGGAGCCTGTACAATGGTCGCAAATTATTGAGAGAGCTAGAGATTCCAGAAAATGCTCAAACAGTTAACTTGTACCCAGAAGACTATAGACGTCTTTTTGAGGCTTTGCAAAACTCTAGTGTGTTTACTGAAAGCTGGTTCCATGATGAAGTTTTGGAAAGTATAAGAAACATAAACTTCTAA